A genomic window from Astatotilapia calliptera chromosome 12, fAstCal1.2, whole genome shotgun sequence includes:
- the LOC113034187 gene encoding C-X-C motif chemokine 10-like — MNKPLLLLVALTFCCCIASLHGFTINTCRCRQTVANPIPPRAVKKIEVTPASGHCPRTEITITVRNGNRICVDPEAKWFPGLLNTLQKKKGLPAAEPTTVSSF; from the exons ATGAACAAGCCACTGCTCCTGCTGGTCGCTCTGACTTTCTGCTGTTGCATCGCATCTCTGCATG GTTTTACCATTAACACCTGCCGCTGTAGGCAGACGGTCGCGAATCCTATTCCTCCTAGAGCAGTCAAGAAGATAGAGGTGACTCCTGCCTCAGGACACTGCCCCCGAACTGAAATCAC CATCACCGTGAGGAATGGTAACAGGATTTGTGTCGATCCAGAGGCCAAGTGGTTTCCAGGCCTTCTCAACACTCTGCAAAA GAAAAAGGGCCTCCCAGCTGCTGAGCCAACCACTGTTTCTAGCTTCTGA
- the LOC113034203 gene encoding C-X-C motif chemokine 10-like, with product MNKPLLLLVALTFCCCIVSLHGFTINTCRCRKTTMRPVSAKMVKKIEVTPVSGHCPRTEIMITVRSGAKICVNPEAKWFPGLLKTLQKKNTVSTTGPRTASTPSF from the exons ATGAACAAGCCACTGCTCCTGCTGGTCGCTCTGACTTTCTGCTGTTGCATCGTGTCTCTGCATG GTTTTACCATAAATACCTGCCGCTGTAGAAAGACGACCATGAGACCTGTTTCTGCTAAGATGGTCAAGAAGATTGAGGTGACTCCTGTTTCAGGACACTGCCCCCGAACTGAAATCAT GATCACTGTGAGGTCTGGTGCTAAGATCTGTGTCAATCCAGAGGCCAAGTGGTTTCCAGGCCTTCTCAAAACTCTGCAAAA GAAGAACACCGTCTCAACCACTGGGCCACGCACTGCTTCAACACCTAGCTTCTGA